One genomic segment of Trichoplusia ni isolate ovarian cell line Hi5 chromosome 5, tn1, whole genome shotgun sequence includes these proteins:
- the LOC113494217 gene encoding splicing factor 3B subunit 5, whose product MGERYNIHSQLEHLQSKYIGTGHADTTKYEWLTNQHRDSCCSYMGHPDLLSYFAIVENESKARVKFNLMERMLQPCGPPPEKPED is encoded by the coding sequence ATGGGTGAACGTTACAACATTCACAGTCAATTGGAGCATCTTCAAAGCAAATACATCGGTACAGGACACGCGGACACAACTAAATACGAATGGCTGACGAACCAACACAGGGATTCTTGCTGCAGTTACATGGGCCACCCAGATTTATTAAGCTATTTTGCCATTGTCGAGAATGAGTCGAAGGCCCGAGTTAAGTTCAATCTGATGGAAAGGATGCTACAACCTTGCGGTCCTCCACCAGAAAAGCCTGAAGATTAA
- the LOC113494218 gene encoding uncharacterized protein LOC113494218: MNNLPKLSDLKLSEEKMRKQAKKILRQKNLEILKRPTHLFMHEKSLSKIPVPKNPGHILYAYYHNNLLTKIENLEHLYNVTHLHLQWNKITKMEGFDSLHCLKKLYLGNNKISVVENLEGLKYLEELHIEKQNVDCPDALCFDPRTLIYIGSSLRIINVSENKLTDMAWAKPLRRLEVLIAKKNMLHDYQATADDLCTLVSLVDLNFIGNPMTKKHRYKETIIARCSQLRILDTIAIHNTSKTFMQNFDKVVRLRQLHEKNKIEPTRKGVDEFFDLNMLPGPRAQSALSIYEFTNQKPKVTAFDSTYTFAPRAFWRTRPAPTVSEAIAEIIPDKQVTVAITPNGLADGITKNDQGEEVFVLPYETTMTMSEFLDCLQEKKENFIPYIQKQNSNLTSEFPELIQDVYTEIPFASEAFNKTPDAVNFWMGDERAVTSMHKDPYENIYCVIDGFKEFILIPPTDLPFVPYKTFSQAEFKFDTSVNKWNIIQNFPTDKAKQTDTELDVANDVDLEPSYKLPWICVDPLAPNYTKHPEFKKAHKYTVRLQKGDCLYLPSLWFHHVTQSHGCIAVNYWYDMEFDVKYCYFKMLEKLCGKY, translated from the exons ATGAATAACTTACCTAAATTAAGTGATTTAAAATTGAGTGAAGAAAAAATGCGCAAACAAGCGAAAAAAATACTGCGCCAGAAAAATTTAGAAATCTTGAAAAGACCAACGCATTTGTTTATGCATGAAAAGAGCCTATCAAAGata CCAGTTCCTAAGAACCCTGGTCACATCCTCTACGCCTATTATCACAACAATCTGTTGACGAAAATCGAAAATCTCGAACATTTGTATAATGTCACCCATTTACACTTACAATggaacaaaataacaaaaatggaGGGTTTTGACTCTTTGCATTGCCTCAAAAAACTGTACTTAGGCAACAATAAAATCAGTGTGGTAGAAAACTTGGAAGGTCTAAAGTATTTGGAAGAGTTgcatattgaaaaacaaaacgttgACTGTCCTGATGCGTTGTGTTTCGATCCACGAACCCTCATATACATTGGT TCCTCTCTCAGAATAATCAACGTATCAGAGAATAAACTAACGGATATGGCGTGGGCGAAGCCTCTGAGACGATTGGAGGTGCTTATAGCCAAGAAGAACATGTTGCATGATTATCAG GCTACTGCAGATGATCTATGCACATTAGTAAGCTTAGTGGACCTTAATTTCATTGGGAACCCGATGACAAAGAAACATCGATATAAAGAGACCATCATAGCAAGGTGTTCACAGCTAC GAATTCTAGACACAATTGCCATCCACAACACATCGAAGACGTTCATGCAGAACTTCGACAAAGTGGTACGTTTACGTCAACTGCACGAGAAGAACAAGATTGAACCGACTCGGAAGGGAGTGGACGAGTTCTTTGACCTGAACATGCTGCCAGGACCGAGGGCCCAGAGTGCTCTGTCGATTTACGAGTTCACTAACCAGAAGCCTAAAG TTACTGCTTTCGACTCGACGTATACGTTTGCGCCGCGAGCGTTTTGGCGGACTCGGCCAGCGCCGACTGTGAGCGAGGCTATTGC gGAAATAATTCCAGATAAACAAGTAACAGTAGCTATCACTCCTAATGGACTGGCTGACGGTATCACTAAGAATGACCAGGGGGAGGAGGTGTTTGTTCTGCCGTACGAGACCACTATGACCATGTCGGAGTTCTTGGATTGCTTGCAAGAGAAAAA AGAGAACTTTATACCATACATCCAGAAACAGAACTCCAACTTGACTTCAGAATTCCCCGAGCTGATACAGGATGTGTACACGGAGATCCCGTTTGCGAGTGAAGCCTTCAACAAAACCCCTGATGCTGTCAACTTCTGGATGGGCGATGAGAGGGCTGTCACCTCTA TGCACAAAGATCCCTACGAGAACATATACTGCGTGATAGACGGATTCAAAGAGTTTATACTAATACCACCAACGGACTTACCATTTGTACCATACAAGACTTTCTCCCAGGCTGAGTTCAAGTTTGATACGAGCGTTAACAAGTGGAATATTATACAGAACTTCCCTACGGATAAGGCGAAGCAGACGGACACCGAGCTGGATGTAGCCAATGATGTGGATTTGGAACCGTCTTATAAGCTACCCTGGATTTGTGTTG ACCCCCTGGCCCCAAATTACACAAAGCATCCTGAATTCAAGAAGGCCCATAAATACACAGTCCGTCTCCAAAAAGGCGACTGCTTGTATCTCCCTAGTCTATGGTTCCACCACGTCACGCAGAGCCACGGCTGCATAGCTGTCAACTATTGGTACGACATGGAGTTTGACGTCAAATACTGCTATTTCAAAATGTTGGAGAAATTGTGCGGGAAATATTAG